One Oryza brachyantha chromosome 3, ObraRS2, whole genome shotgun sequence DNA segment encodes these proteins:
- the LOC102702541 gene encoding protein OBERON 4-like, translated as MKRQRSYGDDLDDDRRRFYDRGPPPPPRRRPGDYDGDGFDRRKGFSGGGFYDHRYRESPSPRGYGGDRAMHRSESFSGFRREFPKGFRSERDRSRRDGGGSSAWRRQSGGWRDSEGLDGYRAGAVPRRSGASPPTPPLRSPSESSRRFEGPRLEKPRKQSFGISEMEEGEVAPDPETKARPAAVEHRKLIEPGHVKEKGLERREAKKVDSGVRGNLGTQGKGVAGASAARNAGREEGKSKDGVVAESGTVTQARHEKSTAGAGVSIGRGHQVEEQDETANAVNQVGECISSTMMHKAPQEEMMIPDEAANVVDVIGQNTSSNIQQEPVGEKAAIQDETAEAAQRTSSSVQEEAIQEKVTIRYETANDADEDGQSTSSSIQKEAIQENTITQDVTTNVVDEAGQGNSSNNQEDATHEMATVRDETTKAVDEYRQGTSSSTHQEGLQEEAMALDEAADAAGKDRLCSMHQEVYLGKTRDHTSNDVDGVECGTSSGLLQVTLLEGLASVDRTANAINPEKINSGMLKETIEGKIVLDGTADVVREGNSSNTLQETMNTKVTAEDGCSSSALDIADECKQSTITEERVHEKLMTSPCRGAPEMKINEKGTVSSKKISEPIEPAVSQHVEEALPRDCCENRVALAEIEVPEQGAPAEHEDIKKEVQVFCLKGNSVGANMFLQPSKERNGDSEEEGTALNLITGKPSAEDKGKGIAFDVLNKEENIGVGSSVGRSFDLALQPDIGTGQTEVLKSSGTTVKQEGDTLKIGRLDLSLSLSGGLQNPEFKCSVPRSESLALATCSQTLPSSYFHTNSEGFTASISLTNSQTFIHNPSCSLDQQSLDNYEHSVGSKPLFQGVDKLSDSKRWQTQLSSESTKKREPTTILHNTLKYGNLSDKTFVGVNVQNNGISKDIQRRGGVSGVLSPTHSRDSHDSGFEQSRHRRQLTRERSSSSLTRGELQDGQQLVFNGVGVIERIVSKIVSEPFHHTGRMLDEMTSNSVTYLREAISDIIADANKRGQVVALQEALKKRSDLNSEMLQRCPRVLLEILVAIRTGLPDFIKKSNSIGSCELIDIFLYSKCRNLSCKSILPVDDCDCKVCQRKTGFCSSCMCIVCSNFDMASNTCSWVGCDVCLHWCHTDCGLRHSLIRKGGSGSRAYNTNEMQFHCAACGHPSEMFGFVKEVFRTCAMQWRMETLVRELQYVERIFSSSDDARGKRVRHFVKQMIIKLENRAYHPEVVKYIMAFFSDDDSNIVSGSSVPLKGIPCNIAETADGIPSSSRKAPWLPSVTLEGVPFLEKQGVISTAGSPSTLTKFRGADFQATDNKPTIDELDGLIRLKQAEANMYQQRANDARKEAETMKHITMVKYAQIEEQHATQIAGLHINELQEQRKRKIEELQVIERTYHQFLSMKTRMEGSIRELLLKMDATKQNFST; from the exons atgaaGAGGCAGAGATCGTACGGAGACGACCTGGACGACGACAGGAGGAGGTTCTACGACcgcgggccgccgccgccgccgcggcggcgtccggggGACTACGACGGCGATGGCTTCGACCGCCGGAAGGGGtttagcggcggcggcttctaCGACCACCGGTACCGGGAGTCCCCGTCCCCCCGGGGGTACGGTGGGGACCGCGCGATGCACCGGTCCGAGAGCTTCTCAGGCTTCCGCAGGGAGTTCCCCAAGGGGTTCCGCTCGGAGCGCGACCGGTCTCGGCGGGACGGAGGCGGCAGCTCGGCGTGGAGGCGGCAGAGTGGCGGCTGGAGGGATTCGGAAGGTTTGGATGGATACAGGGCGGGGGCGGTGCCCAGGCGGTCAGgtgcgtcgccgcctacgCCACCACTGCGGTCGCCGAGTGAGTCCAGCAGGAGGTTTGAGGGTCCGAGGTTGGAGAAGCCCAGGAAGCAGAGCTTTGGCATTAGTGAGATGGAGGAAGGGGAGGTCGCGCCAGATCCTGAGACCAAGGCCCGGCCTGCTGCGGTGGAGCATCGGAAGCTGATTGAGCCTGGGCATGTCAAGGAGAAAGGACTGGAGCGCCGCGAGGCGAAAAAAGTGGATTCAGGTGTGAGAGGGAATTTAGGAACTCAGGGTAAGGGAGTGGCTGGTGCATCTGCTGCTCGCAATGCAGGGAGGGAAGAAGGGAAGAGCAAGGATGGTGTGGTTGCAGAATCAGGAACAGTAACTCAAGCACGGCATGAAAAATCAACCGCAGGTGCCGGCGTGTCAATTGGGAGAGGACATCAGGTGGAAGAGCAAGATGAGACTGCCAATGCTGTCAATCAAGTTGGGGAGTGCATTTCATCCACTATGATGCACAAGGCTCCACAGGAGGAAATGATGATACCAGATGAGGCTGCCAATGTTGTCGATGTGATTGGGCAGAACACTTCGTCTAATATCCAGCAGGAACCTGTTGGTGAAAAGGCAGCTATACAAGATGAAACTGCTGAAGCTGCTCAGAGGACTTCATCTAGTGTACAGGAGGAGGCCATCCAGGAAAAAGTAACTATACGATATGAAACTGCTAATGATGCTGATGAAGATGGGCAGAGCACTTCTTCCAGCATCCAAAAGGAGGCTATTCAGGAAAACACAATTACACAAGATGTAACTACCAATGTTGTTGATGAAGCTGGGCAGGGCAATTCATCTAACAACCAGGAGGATGCTACTCACGAAATGGCGACTGTACGAGATGAAACCACCAAAGCTGTTGATGAATACAGGCAGGGCACTTCGTCCAGCACACATCAAGAAGGACTTCAGGAGGAAGCTATGGCATTAGACGAAGCTGCTGATGCAGCTGGGAAGGACAGGTTGTGCAGTATGCATCAAGAAGTTTATCTGGGCAAAACGAGAGATCACACTAGCAATGATGTTGATGGGGTTGAATGTGGCACTTCATCTGGTCTTCTGCAGGTGACACTGCTGGAAGGACTGGCATCAGTAGATAGAACTGCCAATGCTATTAATCCAGAGAAGATCAATTCAGGTATGTTGAAGGAAACGATTGAAGGAAAGATAGTGCTTGATGGAACTGCTGATGTGGTGCGAGAGGGCAATTCATCCAACACCCTACAGGAAACAATGAATACAAAGGTAACTGCAGAAGATGGTTGTTCCAGTAGTGCTCTTGATATAGCTGACGAGTGCAAGCAGTCCACTATTACTGAGGAACGGGTGCATGAAAAGTTGATGACTTCTCCATGCAGAGGGGCTccagaaatgaaaataaatgaaaagggTACTGTGTCCAGCAAGAAGATTAGTGAACCAATTGAACCTGCTGTGTCTCAACACGTGGAAGAGGCACTCCCACGGGATTGCTGTGAAAATAGAGTTGCATTAGCTGAGATTGAAGTCCCAGAACAAGGGGCACCTGCTGAGCATGAAGATATCAAGAAGGAAGTAcaagttttttgtttgaaaggtAACTCAGTAGGTGCTAATATGTTCCTTCAGCCAAGCAAGGAACGCAATGGGGATAGTGAGGAAGAGGGTacagctttaaatttaattacagGGAAGCCTAGTGCTGAAGATAAAGGAAAGGGCATAGCATTTGATGTCCTtaataaagaagaaaacataGGAGTAGGAAGTTCAGTAGGAAGATCATTTGACCTAGCGTTGCAGCCTGACATTGGCACTGGCCAAACAGAAGTGCTGAAATCTAGTGGTACTACAGTAAAGCAGGAAGGCGACACACTTAAGATAGGGAGACTTGACCTTTCACTTAGTTTGTCAGGTGGTTTACAGAATCCTGAGTTCAAATGCTCAGTTCCCAGATCTGAATCTCTAGCCCTTGCAACTTGCTCTCAAACATTACCTTCATCATATTTTCACACCAATTCAGAAGGGTTCACAGCTTCCATATCATTAACCAACTCCCAAACATTTATTCATAACCCTAGTTGCTCACTTGACCAACAATCATTAGACAATTACGAGCATTCAGTGGGCAGTAAACCTTTATTTCAGGGTGTTGATAAGTTGAGCGATAGCAAAAGATGGCAAACTCAGTTGTCGAGTGAATCTACTAAGAAGAGGGAGCCTACTACAATCCTTCATAATACACTCAAATATGGTAATCTATCAGACAAGACCTTTGTTGGTGTGAATGTACAGAACAATGGGATTTCCAAGGACATTCAAAGGCGTGGAGGGGTCTCGGGTGTTTTGTCGCCGACACATAGTCGGGACTCTCATGATTCAGGATTTGAGCAAAGTAGACATAGAAGGCAGCTCACAAGAgagagaagcagcagcagtctTACAAGGGGTGAGCTGCAGGATGGACAACAGCTTGTCTTCAATGGTGTTGGTGTCATTGAGAGGATCGTTTCCAAGATTGTGTCAGAACCTTTCCATCATACAGGAAGGATGCTTGATGAGATGACAAGCAATTCTGTAACATATTTGAGGGAGGCCATTTCTGATATCATAGCTGATGCAAATAAAAGAGGGCAGGTGGTAGCGTTGCAGGAGGCACTTAAAAAAAGGTCTGATTTGAATAGCGAAATGTTGCAAAGGTGTCCGCGCGTGTTGCTGGAGATACTTGTTGCTATAAGGACTGGTCTTCCAgattttataaagaaaagtaATAGCATTGGTTCATGTGAGTTGATTGACATTTTTCTGTATTCGAAATGCCGCAACCTCTCATGCAAGAGCATTCTACCAGTAGATGATTGTGATTGTAAAGTTTGCCAACGGAAGACTGGTTTCTGTAGCTCTTGCATGTGCATTGTCTGCTCAAATTTTGACATGGCATCTAATACATGTAGTTGGGTTGGCTGTGACGTATGTCTGCACTGGTGCCATACAGATTGTGGCCTGCGCCACTCTCTTATTCGAAAGGGGGGGAGTGGCTCAAGGGCATACAATACTAACGAGATGCAGTTTCATTGCGCTGCTTGTGGGCATCCATCAGAGATGTTTGGTTTTGTGAAGGAGGTCTTCCGAACATGTGCTATGCAATGGAGGATGGAGACTCTGGTTAGGGAGCTTCAGTATGTAGAAAGAATCTTCTCTTCAAGTGATGATGCGAGGGGAAAGAGAGTTAGACATTTTGTAAAGCAGATGATAATTAAATTGGAAAACAGGGCCTATCATCCAGAAGTGGTGAAATATATCATGGCATTCTTTTCTG ATGACGACTCTAACATTGTTAGTGGTTCATCAGTACCACTGAAGGGCATTCCATGCAACATTGCTGAAACAGCAGATGGAATTCCTAGTTCAAGCCGAAAGGCACCATGGTTACCATCAGTGACCCTGGAGGGAGTTCCATTCTTAGAAAAACAAGGGGTAATTTCAACTGCCGGCAGCCCATCAACACTAACAAAGTTTCGTGGAGCTGACTTCCAGGCGACTGATAATAAGCCTACTATTGATGAGCTGGATGGCCTAATCAGGTTAAAGCAAGCTGAAGCAAATATGTACCAGCAACGTGCTAATGATGCACGCAAAGAAGCTGAGACTATGAAACATATCACCATGGTAAAATACGCACAAATTGAGGAACAACATGCTACTCAAATTGCTGGACTCCATATAAATGAGTTACAAGAGCAGCGTAAGCGAAAGATTGAAGAACTCCAAGTCATTGAAAGGACATACCATCAATTTCTCAGCATGAAAACAAGGATGGAAGGTAGCATTAGGGAATTATTGTTGAAGATGGacgcaacaaaacaaaattttagcaCATGA
- the LOC102702264 gene encoding sugar transport protein MST4, giving the protein MAGGFSVSGSSGTEFEAKITPIVIISCIMAATGGLMFGYDVGISGGVTSMDDFLREFFPSVLKKKHEDKESNYCKYDNQGLQLFTSSLYLAGLTATFFASYTTRRLGRRLTMLIAGVFFLVGVIFNGAAQNLAMLIVGRILLGCGVGFANQAVPLFLSEIAPTRIRGGLNILFQLNVTIGILFASLVNYGTAKIHPWGWRLSLSLAGIPAALLTLGALFVVDTPNSLIERGRLEEGKAVLRKIRGTDNVEPEFNEIVEASRVAQEVKHPFRNLLQRRNRPQLVIAVLLQVFQQFTGINAIMFYAPVLFNTLGFKSDASLYSAVITGAVNVLSTLVSVYSVDRVGRRMLLLEAGVQMFLSQVAIAVVLGIKVTDRSDNLGHGWAILVVVMVCTFVASFAWSWGPLGWLIPSETFPLETRSAGQSVTVCVNLLFTFVIAQAFLSMLCHLKYAIFAFFSAWVVVMSIFVLFFLPETKNVPIEEMTERVWMQHWYWKRFMDGDNHHVVANGGKSNGTTV; this is encoded by the exons ATGGCGGGAGGGTTCTCGGTGTCCGGGTCGTCCGGGACGGAGTTCGAGGCGAAGATCACGCCCATCGTGATCATCTCCTGCATCATGGCGGCCACCGGCGGGCTCATGTTCGGCTACGACGTCGGGATCTCAG GCGGTGTGACGTCGATGGACGACTTCCTGCGCGAGTTCTTCCCGTCGGTGCTGAAGAAGAAGCACGAGGACAAGGAGAGCAACTACTGCAAGTACGACAACCAGGGCCTGCAGCTCTTCACCTCGTCGCTCTACCTCGCCGGCCTCACCGCCACCTTCTTCGCCTCCTACACCACCCGCcggctcggccgccgcctcaccaTGCTCATCGCCggcgtcttcttcctcgtcggCGTCATCTTCAACGGCGCGGCACAGAACCTCGCCATGCTCATCGTCGGCAGGATCCTGCTCGGCTGCGGCGTCGGCTTCGCCAACCAG GCCGTTCCCCTGTTCCTGTCGGAGATCGCGCCGACGAGGATCCGCGGCGGGCTCAACATCCTCTTCCAGCTCAACGTCACCATCGGCATCCTCTTCGCCAGCCTCGTCAACTACGGCACCGCCAA GATCCACCCGTGGGGATGGCGTCTGTCGCTGTCGCTCGCCGGCAtcccggcggcgctgctgaCGCTGGGCGCGCTGTTCGTGGTGGACACGCCCAACAGCCTGATCGAGCGCGGGCGGCTGGAGGAAGGGAAGGCGGTGCTGAGGAAGATCAGGGGCACGGACAACGTGGAGCCGGAGTTCAACGAGATCGTGGAGGCGAGCCGCGTGGCGCAGGAGGTGAAGCACCCGTTCCGCAACCTGCTGCAGCGGCGGAACCGGCCGCAGCTGGTGATCGCCGTGCTGCTCCAGGTGTTCCAGCAGTTCACCGGGATCAACGCCATCATGTTCTACGCGCCCGTGCTGTTCAACACGCTCGGGTTCAAGAGCGACGCGTCCCTCTACTCGGCGGTGATCACCGGCGCCGTCAACGTGCTGTCCACGCTGGTGTCCGTCTACTCGGTCGACCGGGTGGGGCGGcggatgctgctgctggaggCCGGCGTGCAGATGTTCCTCTCGCAGGTGGCCATCGCCGTGGTGCTCGGCATCAAGGTGACGGACCGCTCCGACAACCTCGGCCACGGCTGGGCCATCCTGGTGGTGGTCATGGTCTGCACCTTCGTCGCCTCCTTCGCCTGGTCGTGGGGGCCGCTCGGGTGGCTCATCCCCAGCGAGACGTTCCCGCTCGAGACCCGCTCCGCGGGGCAGAGCGTCACCGTCTGCGTCAACCTGCTCTTCACCTTCGTCATCGCGCAGGCCTTCCTCTCCATGCTCTGCCACCTCAAGTACGCCATCTTCGCCTTCTTCTCCGCCTGGGTCGTCGTCATGTCCATCTtcgtgctcttcttcctccccgaGACCAAGAACGTGCCCATCGAGGAGATGACCGAGAGAGTCTGGATGCAGCACTGGTACTGGAAGCGCTTCATGGACGGCGACAACCACCACGTCGTCGCCAACGGCGGGAAGAGCAACGGCACCACCGTTTGA